From Pleurocapsa sp. PCC 7319:
CTGGTGGAAGCTCTCAAAGCAGACGACAAAGACATTATCGATGAAGCAAGAGAATTTTATAACCTCGAACTTAAGTCTACATCCCAATTAGAGCCATACGTCCACCAAGCAGAGGCTCTTCAAGCCTGGAAACAATCAGGTAGACAGGGAGTGGTGGTCTTACCTACCGCAGCAGGCAAGACTTATCTAGCACAGCTAGCTATGGAGGCTACTCCTCGCACGACTTTAATTGTGGTACCGACTTTGGATTTAATGCACCAGTGGTATGCTCAAATTGAAGCAGCTTTTCCCAGTGCTGAAGTGGGTTTATTAGGTGGTGGTTCTCGCGATCGCACTCCTATTTTGATTGCTACTTACAACAGTGCTGCGATTCATGCTGAAACTCTGGGAAATCGTTATGCTCTCCAAATCTTTGATGAGTGCCATCATTTGCCCACAGACTTTTTTAAAGTGATTGCCGAATATGCGATCGCTCCTTATCGTTTGGGGTTAACGGCTACCCCTGAACGTAGTGATGGTACCCATAGACATTTAGATACCCTAATTGGGAAAATTATCTATCGTAAAACTCCTGAAGAATTATCAGGGGCTGCCCTTGCCGATCATAAAATCGTGCAAATGCGGGTTAAATTATCAGCACAAGAACAAACAAAATACGATGAGGCGATCGCTATTCGGAATAAGTTCCTCCGTCAATCGAATATCTCTCTAGGTAGTCTTCAAGGCTGGCAGCTATTTGTGCAATCTAGCGCGCGATCGCCTCAAGGTAGAAAAGCTATGTTAGCCCATAGAGAAGCCAAAGAGATCGCTTTGGGTACAGATGCTAAGTTACGAATCTTAATTGATTTAATCAGCAAACATCAAGCGGAACGTATTCTAATTTTTACCAACGACAATGCCACTGTTTATCGTATTTCTCAACAGTTTCTCATTCCAGCTATTACCTATCAAACCGCAGTGAAAGAACGTCATGATATCCTAACTAAATTTAAAGCTGGAGAATACAAAACCCTAGTAGCTTCTCATGTGCTTAATGAAGGAGTGGATGTCCCTGATGCCCGAATTGCCATAATCCTCTCAGGCACCGGTTCGACTAGGGAATACATTCAAAGACTAGGCAGAGTATTGAGAAAAGGCAATACGAGCAATAAACAAGCCATTCTTTACGAAATTGTTACCGAAAACACTAGCGAAGAAAGAACTTCTGAACGTCGTCGAGGTAATTCTGACTCCAATCAACCTAGACAGCTAAAACTGATCACAACTCCCAAACCTAAAATCAAAAAAAGACAATTTAAAGCAGCGGAAGAATCTACACAATGGAATAAAGACGAAGAATAATGGAATTAGCTAAACTACTTTTTAGGAGAAAACAACAAAACAGGAAACCAGCTGGTACGCATTAAATCATTGGCAAAGCTACGAACTGTCCACTGTAGTAGACTATTGCGATAATCTGTGGCAATAGCGATCGCACTAATATCGAAATCTAAAGCTGCGGTGGCTATTTCTTGCAAAGGATTACCTGTTTTAACTAAAGTGTTGACTTCAATATTAAGAGCTTCTAATTCTACCTTAACTGATTTCAGCTTTTCTTCAGCCTCTTTAACTCGCTCCTCAGCTAACATTGACTTCCTGCCACAGTCATCTACCACCGACATTAACATACATTGCTTAAGAGAATTATCGGGACGATCCTGGGCGTATTTCTTTATTTCTTCAATCAAATACTGAGCAGTTTTACTATCGTTGTAGGGAATTAGTAAATAACGCCAAAGATGTTGACAGCGAAGAGCCAATTCTTCACGAGTATAGGTGGTAATTAGTTCAGGACGAATAATATTGAGGGGTTGACTAGTAATTTTTGCCAGTCCAGTACTGGTGCTACCAAAAAACTTCTCCTGAAGTAAGCTTTTAATCGGAGTCCCGGTCATGATCACATCTACGGGATACTTTTTTAAGACTCTGGGAATTGTATCTAGAGGCTTCCCTGAAAGAACTTCTACTCGAACATCTACTTCAGATGGAGCTTGTTCTAAAGCTTTCTGGAGACGTTGCTCTGCTTGTTCTACTCTCTCTTGATCAATTCTGGGTACTTCACCCTCTTCCCATAGAGGAACACTATGAAAGAAGATAATTTTGTTTAAACCAGATTGAGCTAGGTCGGGAACACAATCGATGAAGCGGTTTAAACCATCAGTGAAATCTGTGCAAATTAAGCAGCTTTGGAACATACAAGCATCAGGTCATATCTGTTCTTTTACACTAGCAAAAAAAAGGTTTGATAGTCGCTATAATATTGAATTTCTTAGCTTTTATCTGAACAAAAACCCCAACATCCCCAGCTTTTTTCATGGGAAACCCGCAAGAGAAGGAGGTCAAATGAACGAATTTCAGCGAACTTATATTCTGGGAGGGGTATCTATACCCCATTGATGACGAATAAAGTCCTTATACATATTGTCTCTGAGCAACATCTGTTCATATAGTTTGACCAGAAATTCCTGAGCCTGCTCATGGCTCATACTTTTAACTTGAGTTTCGAAAGAGCGAATATTGAACTGCTGTTCCAGGGAAAGCTCTGTTGAATGGGACATAAATACACACTCCTAGCTTTAGATTAACGAAATAATAACTGTTATTGCGATCAATGTAACTCAATGTTACGATCACTTGACAATCTTGCCTCTAGTTATTCTCCTAATAATAGCTAATAGTTTCGGCTCATGCTTCGCTCAAACTATTCCCCTGCATTCACTCCCATAGTCTAAGGCAATTGTGAATCAAAAAAATAATAAATAAATAGAATAAATTGGTAAATAGTGTAAACATTCTGTAATAATTAGGAATAGTGCAGAATTTAAAATAAAGTCAAAATTTTTTAAATTTAGTTGATTGGCATTTTTCGTTAACAGATGTTTGGCAAAACTACTGTGGCAATAATTTTTAAGATTAAGGTCAGATTGAATAACTTAGACATTTCAAGAGGCAAACCTATTCTCACTCAACTGGTAAAGTTTTGGTAGGGTTGTGTTTTGGCGTGGTCGATAGTTGTATAAAGAAAAAAAGTGGTTTACCAGAAGATCCATCTAGAAAAAAGCTTTTGGATAATTTGTTTTATTGTGGCGTAGTTGCCATCAGAAAAGCGTTCGCTCTGCACACTATTTTGGAATTAATCTAGCTTGGGAGATATAGTTTTATGTCTATTCGTCTATACGTTGGTAACTTACCTAAAGAAGAAATTGATCGTGAAGCCTTGGCAAAAATGTTTACTGAAGAGGGGCAACAGATATCCACTAAAGTAATTAAAGACCGTAAAACAGGAAAATGTCGCGGTTTTGCTTTTGTTACTGTTCCCACTGATGAAGTTGCTGATCAATTCATTGAGAAATACAACGGTCAATCCTTTATGGACAATCCTCTTAAAATTGAGAAGGCTTTACCTCGTTCTAAAGGAGATGAAGGTGGGTCATCTGCTGAAGGAGGAGACGCTCCTAAACGTAAAGGTGGCAACAACAAACGTAATAAGAAGCAAGGGAGTAGCGGTCAAAAACAACAGGGTAGTATTCAACCCGATCCTCGTTGGGCAGATGAGTTAGCAAAACTCAAAGAAATGCTGGCTTCTGCGAACAATTAATCATTAGTTACAAACGATTCGGTTTGTTCTTGGCAGTTAATACTGTTCTAGCTGTCAGCAAATCTAGCAACGGTGACAATACCTAAAAGTGAATCTTAGGGTGATTGGACACCGTAGTTTTTTAGGTTTTTTTGGCAAGATCTGAGAAAATAAGTCCCAGATTAAATTCTAGATTCAATGTAAGACGATATACGGAGATTAAATTAATGACTGATCCTGTCAAAACCATGAAGCAAGAAGTGGGTAAGGCTGCCGCTGCCCGTGTCAAATCAGACTCTATTGTCGGACTAGGATCGGGTTCAACTGCTGCTTATGCCATTGAGTATATTGGCGATCGCCTAGCTAAAGGCGAAATTAAGAATGTAGTGGGAGTTCCTACTTCTTTTCAAGCAGAAGTATTGGCAAAAGAATATAAGATACCTCTTGCTACTCTCGATGTGATTGACCATATTGATATTGCGATCGATGGTGCGGATGAAGTCGATCCACAAAAAAACTTAATTAAAGGCGGTGGTGCAGCCCACACACGAGAAAAAGTAGTAGACTCTCTAGCTAAAGAATTTGTCGTGGTGGTAGATGGTGGCAAGTTAGTTGACAAATTAGGCTCAACTTTTCTGTTGCCAGTAGAAGTGATTCCCATGGCAGTCGCTCCAGTAATGCGGAGTTTAAAACAACTAGGTGGAACTCCCAAACTACGAATGGGAGTTAAAAAAGCTGGTCCCGTGGTCACAGACCAAGGAAATTTAGTAATTGACGTAAAATTTGAGCACATTAAAAATCCTGCTGAAATGGAAAAAACGATCAATAATTTCCCAGGGGTCTTAGAAAATGGTTTATTTGTTGGTGTAGCTGATATTGTCTTAGTTGGAAAAATTGTCGACGGAAAACCCGAGATTAGCGAGTTTTGAATAAAGGCTATCAGCCATCAGCTTTCAGCTCTTAGCTTTAACTAACTGCGGTACGAGTAAGATACTGCAATTAATTAAACCTATAGTATCTAACCTTATTAGTCCATACAAATCAATTATTTTGCCTAAGTTTAAAGGATGCTGATAGCTAATAGCTGAGAGCTGACAGCTTTTTAGGGTAAAGATTAATTTAAGAAAGCTATTACTATGCAAAAAATAATTACTATAGTTGCTCTCACCTTGGTTATTTTTTTCAGCACCATTAATATTAATTCTGATGCTCTCGCTGAAACAGCCATAAATCTCGATCGCGGCGCAGCGGTATTTAAAGCTAATTGTGCTGGATGCCACGCTAAGGGCGGTAATATTGTTCGTCGAGGTAAAAACCTCAAGTTAAGAGCTTTACATAAAAACAAAGTAGACACGGAAGAGGCGATCGCTCTACTGGTCAAAAATGGCAAAAATAATATGTCGGCATATGGCGATAAACTCAGCGACGAAGAAATAGCAGACGTTTCTGCCTATGTGCTTCAAAGAGCTGAAGAGAAGTGGAAATAACTTTAACTAGATGCTCACCTTGCCTAGAATTTCTTGGGCATCTTGTTCAATTTTCTGAAAACTTGCCAGTAAGGGTAATACTTTCCTTTCTTCTCCTTCGACGTAATCATAGATATTCACAAAATTGCGCTCTATTTCTTCGTAGATAATGTCTAGTTTAGAATTCAACTTATCAGATAGTTCACTTTCAAAACGAGCTTTTTCTTGATCTAGTTTCGTTTCAAACTGATTAATAATCTTGCGCTTTTTCAGAATTAATGTGCCTCCAGCAAATATAATACCTACTCCAGCAAAAGCTGTTCCAATAATATCTAATAATACAATCTCCGTTAAAGCAGCGATCGCTGTCCCCGCAACGGTAGCAGCACCACCACCAAGAAATCTGGGGGCGACACTGGCATTTACTGACTCAATCGAATGCATAAAAGATTTATCGTCAAGTAAACTAGATACTTTTTGCTGAACATCCTCAACAATTTCTTGACGACTTTCGATAGTGTTTACGGTAATAATACTATTACTAATTTGATTGACTTTTATCCCCTGTAAATCATCGACTAGGCTCTGTAATAGTCCTCTAATACCGCCAACAAAATGCTTAATACCATCCTGAGATATTTCTCCTAGAGAATCTTTTAACTCAGCTTCGCAACTTTGCTTTAATTCATCCATCCAGGAGGGGGCTGACTTTTTCGTGCGAAATAAAACTGCAAACGAACCCTTAATTAGGGTAAATATAGATAATTCTTGGCGAAAATCCTGTTTTACCCTAGCAGTGATTTTATCGTACTTACTCAGTAGTCGATTAATCAGGGATTCTAGTTCAAAGCTAGATTGTCGCTTGTTTTGTTGTAATTTAGCTTTAATTTTACTTACTATTTCTTGATCTTTAGCTAACTGCTTCTGGAGCGAAAGTAAGTCTTTTTTAATTAAAACTACAATTTGTTCGCTAGTTTTAGCTACCCCTTGAAGCTTTAATTTTTTAGTACCACCATCTTTTAAAGTCTGCTGAATATAGTTTCTAACGTCTGTAAAGCCACTATGCTCAGGTTCCCCATTTACTTCTAACTCCACAGAAGTAGCGAAGATTACGGGAGATTGGAGACCCTTTTGTTGAGCTAATTCTGCTAGCTTCTCTTTATTTTTGGCTAATTCTTCGGGTTTAGTAAGATCTGACTGTTGGAGAATAAAGACTACTTTTTTACGCCATTCAGTATTGACATAATCTAACAATTCCCAAGCACTACGAGTATAGGGATTTTTGGCAAAGAAGACAAAAAAGATGAGGTCACTATTGGGAATAAATTCTTTTGTGATTTCTTGATGATTATCAACTATGGTATTGGTTCCAGGGGTATCCACAATTGATAAAGTTTTTAAGATCTCGTTGGGCAAACCGATTTTGCGTAAATATTGATTGATCGGTTGCTCAAATTTCTCTTCACCATAGACAATTTGTTGAATGACATCAGTACAGGGGTCGGCAGCAGTTTTACAAATATCTGCCTGGAGCAAAGCATTAACAAAACTACTTTTACCTGCTTTAACTTCTCCTACCACCACAAACAAAAATGGCTCATTGATATTGTTGCGTAAATTACTAATAGTTACTTGTAATTGCTGATTATTAATTTCAACGGCAAAACTTTGTAATTGATTTAAGAGGTTATTTAAATCTGATTGATATTGAACTAATGCTCGATCAACAATAGAATTATCCATAATTAGTACTCCGATAAGCTAGGAAAAAGTAATAAGTAATTAATAAATAACCAGGAATTTATACCTATTCTGATCAAAATAACTTAAGGTTTAAAGTAGAAACATTAACTATTTTCAAATCGATACTTTAAAATTAGCTATACCTAAAACAGTAACATCAGTTAAAAAATAATGAGCCATACCAGAGCAGTATTGTGCGGTTATTATGGCATGGGTAATGTTGGAGACGAAGCTTTACTGGTATCACTGTTACAAATGCTGCCAGAATCGGTTGAACCGATTGTCTTATCTGGAGACCCCCAAACTACCCAAAAACAGTATGGAGTTGTTAGTTGTCATCGCAAATCAACCTTTGCCATTCTCAAAGCTTTAAAACAATCTGAGGTGTTCATTTGGGGAGGGGGAAGTCTGATGCAAGACTCTACTAGTATTGCTAGTCCCATTTATTATGCTGGTTTAATGGCTTTGGCTCAGCAACAAGGTTTAAAAACTATCGCCTGGGCGCAGGGTATCGGTCCTTTAAATAAGACTTTTACTCGTTGGCTAACTCAACAAGTATTATTAAATTGCAATGCTATTAGTGTTAGAGATCTTGCGTCAGCAGCACTGTTAAATACCTGGCAGATTGAACCCCTGATTGCTCCCGATCCTGTGTGGGCTTTACAAAGTGATACGGTTCCTGAGTTAGAAGATTTACCTAGTCCTAAAGTGGCGGTTATTTTGCGATCGCATCCTCTGCTTACCAGCGATCGCCTGACAACATTAATCCAAGCTCTTCAAGACTTTCAAGCACATACTAATAGCTTTATTTTGTTGATTCCCTTTCAACCTGCTCAGGATATGGCGATCGCCAAAGAAATTGCGGCACAATTACAACAGCATCATACTATTATGACCTTCCCAGATCCTAAACAGCTTAAAGGAGTATTTAAAGCAGTAAAAATGGCGATCGGCATGCGTCTTCACAGCCTAATTATGGCAGCAGCAGAGGGCTGTAGCTGTTTTGCCCTTAGTTACGATCCGAAAGTTACTCAATTGATGACTGAATTAGATTTACCTGGATATGAGTTAGCAAATATCCCTCAAGACTTCCGAGAGATTAGCTTTGCGTGGCAAGATCATTACAATCACGGAAAAGTTTTAGCTCAGAGTCAAATTAAGTCTTTAATTGAGCAAGCATTAGATCATCAACAACTATTAAGCAAAATAATGATTAAAAGTTCATAAACCTTGGCATTTTTCCAAGCAAGGTATAAGCTATATCTAGCCAAATCTAAAGCTAAGTATAAAAATATAATTTCCATTTCGATTTATCTTTATACTTATCTTATAATTAGCAAATAATAATGCTTTAATAGCCCGTAGGTTAGATATTTCCTTGTAAGGGAAATTACTTAAAAGCTTTGGATTTTGTTGACGCAATATTCTGATCAGCCCAGAAAAATAATTATGAGTGAAGCCAACAACAATGCTAATTCTGTAGATTCCCAATCTAGTTTTAATTTTTCTCCCACAACTGATAAAAATGATGTTAAACATCAAGATGAAGTAAAAGATATAGCTGCTAAAACTAATCAAGAAAATTCCTATTTAACATCTGATAATTTCCGTAAATCTTCTCAATTATCAACCGAAACTGAGCAAAATCTGGATGATAATGATACTTCAGTTCACAATATGAACTGGCAAAAAGTAGCCCATAAACTACGTGAATATAATCGTAAACTACTTAAAAAAGTATTTCGTCTCGAACAAGAGCTGGCGGAAATTGATAATCGATTTAACAAGCACGTCGAGAAATCACAAAATAGTGATTTGCTAGTAGCTCAACAAGCAGAGGAAATTAGAAACTCTCAAGAAAAAATTGCCTTGCTTAATCAACAAATTGCTAATTCTCAGCAACAAGTACAGACCCAAGAAACAGCAATTAGTAATATATCTCAACAACTAGAATTATCTCAAAAACAAACTGCTCAACTAGAAAGAGAATGCGCCTTACTGCAAGAAAATTACGACAGTAAAGCTCATGAATTAGTTGCCAAAGAAAGAGAAACCAAAGAATTGCAAACTCGACTCAGCCAACAACAACGTTACGCGATGCAGTATAAGGCAGAATTGCAACATTATCGAGAAAAAGCAACCTCACCTAAAATAGAAAAAGTAACTAACAGTTATCGAAATTCCATCAGTAGCCGTTCAATCAAGCCTTGGTCGACTTCTACTTCGGAAACCAAAATTTCCCTACCTCAAACTAAACCTCAATCAAACAAAATTACTCGTGTTGTTGCCAAAGCCACAGAAACTGTAAAAACTACCGCAGAAATTTCTTCCTGGTCGGCATCAACTACTAAAGAAAAAGACAGAACTAAGACTGGTAGCAAATCTAGCAGTAGCAAAAAACCTCAGTCTTTAGCTGCTATTGATTTACCCACATTTCCACGTCAAGGCTAGTAAATTACATAGTTAAATATACTTGTTGCCAAAATCAAGTTTAGTTTAGTTTAGTTTAGTTGTTAATCATGATAGATATGATAGGGGCGATTTGCTATTCGCCCCTATAGTTATTTCTTTGTATCATAGTTTTTCCAAAGAGATATTTTATTATAAAAATAATTTATGTTGCAGTTTATACCAAAATTGTCTACATAAATCAGCTATCTTCAACAGATGACAAGCGACCAAAATCTTGGAGCTTTCTGAATTTAAAGATAGTATGCGAATTGAGCAACTGCAAGCGTTTATAGCAATCACAGAGACGGGGAATTTTGGACAAGCAGCTAAAAAATGTGGAGTTACTCAGTCAACAATTAGTCGCCAAATACAGTCTTTAGAACAAGACTTAGGCTTACCACTATTTCATCGTAGCACCCAAGCTAAGCTAACCTTGGGTGGCGAAAAGCTACTGCCTCGTGCTCAGAGAATTTGTCTGGAATGGAATAAAGCCAGCAAAGAATGTGCTGACTTAATTGCAGGAAAGCAACCGGAGCTTTGTATTGCAGCGATTCACTCGGTCTGTGCTCATTATTTGCCGCCAATTCTACAACAGTTTTGTCTAGATTATCCTGAAGTTCAATTAAGAGTTACCGCCTTAGGCAGCGATCGCGCGTTAAAAGTTTTACGAGATGGTTTAATTGATGTGGCGATCGTGATGAATAATCGTTTTTTGACTGCCTCAGCCGAAATAGAGCTGACAGTACTCTATGAAGAACAAGTTGATGTATTGATGGCAGCTAATCATCCTCTTAGTCATCTAGAGAAAATTCCACCTTTAGAGTTAGTTAAATATCCGCAAATAGTATTTAAGGATGGTTACGGGATGCAAAGGTTGGTGCAGGAATGGTTTAGAAATCAAAATGTCCAGATTAAGACTGCTATGGAGTTAAATACTCTTGATGCTTTTCGCGGAGTAATTCGGCAAGGAGAAATGATTGCTCTGTTGCCCCATAAAGCTTTGATTGACTCCTACAACGATCCTACTTTGGCGATCCGTCCCATTTCCCACTCTGAAATAGAAATAAACACGATCAAACAAGGAGAATTAGACAATGTTTTAACTCGTCAGGTTGTAATGGTGACCACCAGCGATCGCTTGATGATTCCCCCTATCGCCCATTTCTATAAATTGGTCAAAAATATGGCGACATCTTCAGATTTATTAACTACACAATTAATTGGTCAATAGAGTATTCTGTATGATCTAGAGCAAAAATATGTCGTAATTGTAAAATTTAATCTCGCCTATCTTCCCCAATTATGAGCGATGAGTTTCGAGAACTATTAAAAAGAGTCGGTAGCGGGACTCACACTAGTAAAAACCTATCCCGTGACGAGGCAGCAATGGCATCCAGAATGATGTTATTGCAAGAAGCAACCCCTGCTCAAATTGGTGCGTTTATGATCGCTCATCGCATTAAACGGCCGACTCCAGAAGAATTGGCGGGAATACTTGATGCATACGATCAACTAGGATTAAAACTCAAAATCAATCCCCATCATGACCATCAACCAGTAGTTTTAGGTAATCCTTATGATGGGCGATCTCGAACTGTACCAGTAACAGTGATTACGGCATTGATTTTAGCTGCGGTAGACGTACCTGTAGTGATGCATGGTGGCGGCTGTATGCCAACGAAATACGGCATTCCCCTAATCGATATTTGGCAACAGTTAGGAGTAGACTTTTCAGGATTTAATTTAGCTCAAGCCCAGGATATATATAATCAAACCCAGATTAGTTTCATCTATCTTCCCCAGCATTTTGACTCAGCCCACAATTTTGTGCCTTTGCGAGAACAAATTGGTAAACGCCCTCCCTTTGCTACTGCGGAGTTAGTCTGGTGTCCCGTAGAGGGAGAAGTTCACCTAGTTGCGGGATTTGTCCATCCTCCAACTGAAGAACGGTTTCGGTCAACATTCAAAATTAGAGGAACTAAAAACTTTACTCTAGTCAAAGGTTTAGAAGGTAGTTGCGATCTTTCCCGTAATCGGACAGGAATTATTGCTATGAGTAATTCAGGGGAGAGTTTTGAACGTCTTCTACTCAACCCTGCTGACTATAGTTTAAATGGGTCTGATATCACTTTAGAATCAAAAGCTCAGGCGATCGCTTTAATTCAAGAAGTAATTCAAGGTAACAATAGTCAACTCTTTCCCAGTGCCATTTTAAATGGTGGTTTTTATCTCTGGCGTTTTGGAATCACTCCTACTTTAGAGACTGGCTTTGGCAAGGCAGAAGAAATGTTAGCTAAAGGTATAGTCGCGGATAAATTATCTCAACTACAAACCCTCAGTCACAGCAGTACCTTATCTATCTAGAATTATTCCTACTTGAATTAATGCGATCGCCATTTTATCTTAAAATTTTTCAAACCCCAACAGGTAGAGAAGTTCAAGTATGTATAGCTCCTCCCCATCAATTTGTTTTCAATCATCAGCAACAGCTACTACCAGACTGGAATCAATCCGTTGCTCATCTTATTGTAGTTTTGCAACAGTCTTCAATTTCCCTTAAGGAATCTAATTTTGAAGTTGCTCAGGAGAAAGATAACTTAAGAGCAGAGTTTATTCGTTTTGGATGTACTGTAATATTTGGTTTACGAGCCCAAGGATACAAGAGCGATCTTTTCGATCCTCGCACAGGTCAGGCTCTTTTAGCTCCCCAGGGAAAGCTAACCTTAAATGATAATGCCGTAGTTCAAGCTCTGCTAGATTATCCTGTAGTCAGTTATCAGAATTGTTCTCTACTAACTCATCCCCTATGGGGGAATAAGGTTTATCCTTCCACGATGGCTACAGTTGCTGACCAAAAACGAACTCAATTTTGTCTGGAACAGGTCGCCGCGTCACAGAAGTGGATTACAAAGTCCAGAGATTATTAAGTTTAAATATATAAATTGCCATTTTAATGCCCATTATACTTTTTTTTCTAACAGAAAGTGTTAGGATTCATATTGAGATAAAGATCGGCAATCCAGTTTGTATTCAGTATTGATAGGTTTTTCCATAAAGTATTGATTGGCTTTTTTCCGAAATTTTAGCTCTCTACATCTAAATGCATTGAGGAGACATTCAATTTATGTCAATTTACGTCGGTAACCTTAACTATGAGGTTAACCAAGAGGATTTAAACGAGGTATTTTCAGAATACGGAAATGTCAAGCGAGTTCATCTTCCTACTGACCGCGAAACAGGGCGCAAACGTGGTTTCGGCTTTGTGGAAATGGAAACAGAAGCGGAAGAAGATAAAGCCATTGAGACTCTGGATGGAGCTGAATGGATGGGTCGTGAGTTAAAAGTTAACAAAGCACGACCCCGTGAAAACAGAAATTCCTTTGGAGGTGGTCGTCGTAACGACCGCTTTTAAACTCCAGGGTTAAATCGAATTGCGCTTCTAGAGAGTAACTAGACTATTCTAGTAATATCTCTCAGAAGCGTTTTATTGTGTAATGAGGAATTCTATATAAATGG
This genomic window contains:
- a CDS encoding DEAD/DEAH box helicase family protein, translating into MPRSPKLKFDRGTLLLHPPPKGKAWLDYATWDDRVEKFRIPAIYYRPLVEALKADDKDIIDEAREFYNLELKSTSQLEPYVHQAEALQAWKQSGRQGVVVLPTAAGKTYLAQLAMEATPRTTLIVVPTLDLMHQWYAQIEAAFPSAEVGLLGGGSRDRTPILIATYNSAAIHAETLGNRYALQIFDECHHLPTDFFKVIAEYAIAPYRLGLTATPERSDGTHRHLDTLIGKIIYRKTPEELSGAALADHKIVQMRVKLSAQEQTKYDEAIAIRNKFLRQSNISLGSLQGWQLFVQSSARSPQGRKAMLAHREAKEIALGTDAKLRILIDLISKHQAERILIFTNDNATVYRISQQFLIPAITYQTAVKERHDILTKFKAGEYKTLVASHVLNEGVDVPDARIAIILSGTGSTREYIQRLGRVLRKGNTSNKQAILYEIVTENTSEERTSERRRGNSDSNQPRQLKLITTPKPKIKKRQFKAAEESTQWNKDEE
- a CDS encoding universal stress protein; its protein translation is MFQSCLICTDFTDGLNRFIDCVPDLAQSGLNKIIFFHSVPLWEEGEVPRIDQERVEQAEQRLQKALEQAPSEVDVRVEVLSGKPLDTIPRVLKKYPVDVIMTGTPIKSLLQEKFFGSTSTGLAKITSQPLNIIRPELITTYTREELALRCQHLWRYLLIPYNDSKTAQYLIEEIKKYAQDRPDNSLKQCMLMSVVDDCGRKSMLAEERVKEAEEKLKSVKVELEALNIEVNTLVKTGNPLQEIATAALDFDISAIAIATDYRNSLLQWTVRSFANDLMRTSWFPVLLFSPKK
- a CDS encoding NblA/ycf18 family protein, which encodes MSHSTELSLEQQFNIRSFETQVKSMSHEQAQEFLVKLYEQMLLRDNMYKDFIRHQWGIDTPPRI
- a CDS encoding RNA-binding protein produces the protein MSIRLYVGNLPKEEIDREALAKMFTEEGQQISTKVIKDRKTGKCRGFAFVTVPTDEVADQFIEKYNGQSFMDNPLKIEKALPRSKGDEGGSSAEGGDAPKRKGGNNKRNKKQGSSGQKQQGSIQPDPRWADELAKLKEMLASANN
- the rpiA gene encoding ribose-5-phosphate isomerase RpiA, which codes for MTDPVKTMKQEVGKAAAARVKSDSIVGLGSGSTAAYAIEYIGDRLAKGEIKNVVGVPTSFQAEVLAKEYKIPLATLDVIDHIDIAIDGADEVDPQKNLIKGGGAAHTREKVVDSLAKEFVVVVDGGKLVDKLGSTFLLPVEVIPMAVAPVMRSLKQLGGTPKLRMGVKKAGPVVTDQGNLVIDVKFEHIKNPAEMEKTINNFPGVLENGLFVGVADIVLVGKIVDGKPEISEF
- a CDS encoding c-type cytochrome — its product is MQKIITIVALTLVIFFSTININSDALAETAINLDRGAAVFKANCAGCHAKGGNIVRRGKNLKLRALHKNKVDTEEAIALLVKNGKNNMSAYGDKLSDEEIADVSAYVLQRAEEKWK
- a CDS encoding dynamin family protein encodes the protein MDNSIVDRALVQYQSDLNNLLNQLQSFAVEINNQQLQVTISNLRNNINEPFLFVVVGEVKAGKSSFVNALLQADICKTAADPCTDVIQQIVYGEEKFEQPINQYLRKIGLPNEILKTLSIVDTPGTNTIVDNHQEITKEFIPNSDLIFFVFFAKNPYTRSAWELLDYVNTEWRKKVVFILQQSDLTKPEELAKNKEKLAELAQQKGLQSPVIFATSVELEVNGEPEHSGFTDVRNYIQQTLKDGGTKKLKLQGVAKTSEQIVVLIKKDLLSLQKQLAKDQEIVSKIKAKLQQNKRQSSFELESLINRLLSKYDKITARVKQDFRQELSIFTLIKGSFAVLFRTKKSAPSWMDELKQSCEAELKDSLGEISQDGIKHFVGGIRGLLQSLVDDLQGIKVNQISNSIITVNTIESRQEIVEDVQQKVSSLLDDKSFMHSIESVNASVAPRFLGGGAATVAGTAIAALTEIVLLDIIGTAFAGVGIIFAGGTLILKKRKIINQFETKLDQEKARFESELSDKLNSKLDIIYEEIERNFVNIYDYVEGEERKVLPLLASFQKIEQDAQEILGKVSI
- the csaB gene encoding polysaccharide pyruvyl transferase CsaB, with amino-acid sequence MSHTRAVLCGYYGMGNVGDEALLVSLLQMLPESVEPIVLSGDPQTTQKQYGVVSCHRKSTFAILKALKQSEVFIWGGGSLMQDSTSIASPIYYAGLMALAQQQGLKTIAWAQGIGPLNKTFTRWLTQQVLLNCNAISVRDLASAALLNTWQIEPLIAPDPVWALQSDTVPELEDLPSPKVAVILRSHPLLTSDRLTTLIQALQDFQAHTNSFILLIPFQPAQDMAIAKEIAAQLQQHHTIMTFPDPKQLKGVFKAVKMAIGMRLHSLIMAAAEGCSCFALSYDPKVTQLMTELDLPGYELANIPQDFREISFAWQDHYNHGKVLAQSQIKSLIEQALDHQQLLSKIMIKSS
- a CDS encoding LysR family transcriptional regulator codes for the protein MRIEQLQAFIAITETGNFGQAAKKCGVTQSTISRQIQSLEQDLGLPLFHRSTQAKLTLGGEKLLPRAQRICLEWNKASKECADLIAGKQPELCIAAIHSVCAHYLPPILQQFCLDYPEVQLRVTALGSDRALKVLRDGLIDVAIVMNNRFLTASAEIELTVLYEEQVDVLMAANHPLSHLEKIPPLELVKYPQIVFKDGYGMQRLVQEWFRNQNVQIKTAMELNTLDAFRGVIRQGEMIALLPHKALIDSYNDPTLAIRPISHSEIEINTIKQGELDNVLTRQVVMVTTSDRLMIPPIAHFYKLVKNMATSSDLLTTQLIGQ